In the genome of Flavobacterium panacagri, one region contains:
- a CDS encoding M14 family metallopeptidase, with amino-acid sequence MKLFTFLLSLFSIAIFAQNNKKYDTFFEKGNGNQSASYAETIAYFKMLANDFPTIQMKEMGLTDSGEPLHMITFNPDKEFDFDKIQKTKAVLFVNNGIHAGEPDGIDATMQFYRDLATGKMKAPKNTVLVTIPVYNIGGALNRNSTTRANQDGPEVYGFRGNARNYDLNRDMMKSDTRNTKSFVEIFQKINADVFIDNHVSNGSDYQYKLTYIMTQHNKLGTVLGDFMNNEMMPALVKDLQKKKIETTPYVDSFKDTPDKGFGQFVDSPRYTTGYTSLFNTIGFVVETHMLKKYAERVKMTYEYMKSTLDFTDANYLKIKDLRIKNLEQYQPKKAYTLKWELDSTKATTFSFLGYEAGYKKSEATTGNRLYYDRTKPYKKDVPYIKEFKSVKEVVIPTAYIIPRGYWNIIDLLKNNNISFKPIQNDTIIEVESYRIADFKTVPSAYEGHYLHRNTTVTSKIVKMAFAKGDYIVPTNQKGVKYLVEAFEPEGVDSFFNWNFFDPILQQKEHYSEYIFEDTAGQLLKENPSLKAELEAKKQNDSSFAKNSEAQLDWIYKHSVYYEKAHLQYPVYRVL; translated from the coding sequence ATGAAACTTTTCACATTTCTCCTTTCGCTTTTCAGCATTGCTATTTTCGCTCAGAATAATAAAAAATACGATACTTTTTTTGAGAAAGGAAACGGAAATCAATCGGCTTCATACGCTGAAACGATTGCTTATTTTAAAATGCTGGCGAATGATTTTCCAACCATTCAAATGAAAGAAATGGGACTGACCGATTCTGGCGAACCTTTGCACATGATTACCTTTAATCCTGACAAAGAATTTGATTTTGATAAAATACAAAAAACAAAAGCAGTTCTATTTGTCAATAACGGAATCCATGCAGGAGAACCTGACGGAATCGATGCTACTATGCAGTTTTACAGAGATTTGGCAACAGGAAAAATGAAAGCACCAAAAAACACTGTTTTGGTTACGATTCCTGTTTATAATATTGGCGGGGCTTTAAACCGAAATTCGACAACACGCGCCAATCAGGATGGCCCTGAAGTTTATGGTTTTAGAGGAAATGCGAGAAACTATGATTTGAATCGTGATATGATGAAATCGGACACACGAAATACTAAGAGTTTTGTGGAGATTTTCCAGAAAATAAATGCCGATGTTTTTATTGATAATCATGTGAGCAACGGTTCTGATTATCAATATAAACTGACATACATCATGACGCAGCACAACAAACTTGGAACAGTTTTGGGAGATTTTATGAATAACGAAATGATGCCAGCTTTGGTAAAAGATCTTCAGAAAAAGAAAATTGAAACTACGCCTTATGTCGATTCGTTTAAAGATACACCAGACAAAGGTTTTGGGCAGTTTGTAGACAGTCCGCGATATACAACGGGTTATACTTCGCTGTTCAATACGATTGGTTTTGTGGTCGAAACGCACATGCTGAAAAAATATGCCGAACGTGTTAAAATGACATACGAATACATGAAATCGACTTTGGATTTTACTGATGCGAATTATTTAAAGATAAAAGATTTAAGAATAAAGAATTTAGAGCAATACCAACCTAAAAAAGCATACACTTTAAAATGGGAATTGGACAGCACAAAAGCAACCACTTTTTCGTTTTTAGGATATGAAGCGGGTTACAAAAAAAGCGAAGCCACAACCGGAAATCGTTTGTATTACGACAGAACAAAACCGTATAAAAAAGACGTTCCGTACATCAAAGAATTTAAATCGGTTAAAGAAGTGGTGATTCCAACGGCTTATATTATTCCAAGAGGTTATTGGAATATTATTGACCTTTTGAAAAACAATAATATCTCATTTAAACCAATTCAAAACGACACGATTATAGAAGTCGAAAGTTATAGAATTGCCGATTTTAAAACCGTTCCATCTGCTTATGAAGGACATTATTTACATAGAAACACAACCGTAACCTCTAAAATCGTTAAAATGGCTTTCGCCAAAGGAGATTACATTGTTCCAACCAACCAAAAAGGTGTAAAATATCTTGTAGAAGCTTTTGAGCCAGAAGGTGTTGATTCGTTCTTTAACTGGAATTTCTTCGATCCTATTTTACAGCAAAAAGAACATTATTCTGAATATATTTTTGAAGATACGGCTGGACAACTTTTAAAAGAAAACCCGTCTCTAAAAGCAGAATTAGAAGCTAAAAAACAAAACGATTCTTCTTTTGCTAAAAATTCAGAAGCGCAGTTGGATTGGATTTACAAACATTCTGTTTATTATGAAAAGGCGCATTTGCAGTATCCTGTTTATCGTGTTTTGTAG